The following are encoded together in the Manduca sexta isolate Smith_Timp_Sample1 chromosome 22, JHU_Msex_v1.0, whole genome shotgun sequence genome:
- the LOC115443948 gene encoding transmembrane protein 41 homolog isoform X2, protein MCTTDHSTRRRPHTSDIQDSDMDTVNVIDTKPNNISTFKTTILVIIIFVSSLIAMRFVFKLVPDLDEEERQYLRMPLDLEDAKQLGWLLNRYKDKYFYQVLFGVSFVYIFLQTFAIPGSIFLSILSGFLFPFPVALTLVCSCSAIGASLCFFISNLLARRLVLKYLPTRAAEWSTAVNKHKDNLLNYIIFLRVTPFLPNWFINMTAPVVGVPLKPFALGTFIGVAPPSFVAIQAGQTLHTLTSTSDAWSWTSITVLSGFALISLIPVFLKDKLRKKFE, encoded by the exons ATGTGCACCACTGATCACAGTACAAGAAGACGTCCACATACTAGCGACATTCAAG ACTCAGACATGGACACAGTGAACGTAATTGAtacaaaaccaaataatatATCAACATTTAAGACTACAATTTTagtcataattatatttgtatcttCACTGATTGCCATGCGGTTTGTGTTTAAGCTCGTACCTGATTTGGATga agaAGAGAGACAGTATTTACGTATGCCATTAGATTTAGAAGATGCCAAGCAATTGGGCTGGTTGTTAAACAGATACaaggacaaatatttttatcaagtttTATTTGGAGTCTCCTTTGTATACATATT CTTGCAAACATTTGCAATACCCGGCTCCATATTTTTGAGTATCCTTTCCGGATTTCTCTTTCCATTTCCAGTAGCTTTAACATTAGTGTGCTCTTGTTCAGCCATTGGAGCAAGTTTATGTTTCTTTATATCGAACCTACTTGCAAGGAGATTAGTACTTAAGTACTTGCCGACAAGAGCTGCAGAATGGTCTACAGCTGTAAACAAACACAAAGACAATTTGCTcaactacattatatttttacgagTAACTCCATTTTTACCAAATTGGTTTATAAACATGACAGCACCAGTGGTTGGTGTGCCTCTGAAGCCATTTGCACTGGGGACATTCATTG GTGTGGCCCCACCTTCATTTGTTGCTATCCAAGCAGGACAAACTTTACACACACTGACATCTACAAGTGATGCATGGTCATGGACATCAATTACGGTCCTTAGTGGCTTTGCATTGATATCACTTATACCTGTATTCCTCAAAGATAAACTTAGgaaaaaatttgaataa
- the LOC115443948 gene encoding transmembrane protein 41 homolog isoform X1 yields MCTTDHSTRRRPHTSDIQGEIQDPLVSSSIQISYPTFIKPRKGRIRLDRVGLFYPVPNSDMDTVNVIDTKPNNISTFKTTILVIIIFVSSLIAMRFVFKLVPDLDEEERQYLRMPLDLEDAKQLGWLLNRYKDKYFYQVLFGVSFVYIFLQTFAIPGSIFLSILSGFLFPFPVALTLVCSCSAIGASLCFFISNLLARRLVLKYLPTRAAEWSTAVNKHKDNLLNYIIFLRVTPFLPNWFINMTAPVVGVPLKPFALGTFIGVAPPSFVAIQAGQTLHTLTSTSDAWSWTSITVLSGFALISLIPVFLKDKLRKKFE; encoded by the exons ATGTGCACCACTGATCACAGTACAAGAAGACGTCCACATACTAGCGACATTCAAGGTGAAATCCAAGATCCCTTAGTTTCTTCCTCGATCCAAATTTCCTATCCAACATTCATTAAACCTAGAAAAGGACGTATCCGACTTGACCGTGTTGGTCTGTTTTATCCAGTTCCAA ACTCAGACATGGACACAGTGAACGTAATTGAtacaaaaccaaataatatATCAACATTTAAGACTACAATTTTagtcataattatatttgtatcttCACTGATTGCCATGCGGTTTGTGTTTAAGCTCGTACCTGATTTGGATga agaAGAGAGACAGTATTTACGTATGCCATTAGATTTAGAAGATGCCAAGCAATTGGGCTGGTTGTTAAACAGATACaaggacaaatatttttatcaagtttTATTTGGAGTCTCCTTTGTATACATATT CTTGCAAACATTTGCAATACCCGGCTCCATATTTTTGAGTATCCTTTCCGGATTTCTCTTTCCATTTCCAGTAGCTTTAACATTAGTGTGCTCTTGTTCAGCCATTGGAGCAAGTTTATGTTTCTTTATATCGAACCTACTTGCAAGGAGATTAGTACTTAAGTACTTGCCGACAAGAGCTGCAGAATGGTCTACAGCTGTAAACAAACACAAAGACAATTTGCTcaactacattatatttttacgagTAACTCCATTTTTACCAAATTGGTTTATAAACATGACAGCACCAGTGGTTGGTGTGCCTCTGAAGCCATTTGCACTGGGGACATTCATTG GTGTGGCCCCACCTTCATTTGTTGCTATCCAAGCAGGACAAACTTTACACACACTGACATCTACAAGTGATGCATGGTCATGGACATCAATTACGGTCCTTAGTGGCTTTGCATTGATATCACTTATACCTGTATTCCTCAAAGATAAACTTAGgaaaaaatttgaataa
- the LOC115443947 gene encoding uncharacterized protein LOC115443947, producing the protein MNSQSYVKYIQSIQKLKEECLRTGMNEDEFRKIYFESLSSLVEEDQKMTRRIMDFIKRHKITLLLIMFAICFHYNFQYIYSSVVCSLQDYIYTVLSLLRKIFIPILTIFPSLTEYYHETCLIQNPFFTVVDMDCWPCSTVNNVREVENPQPVTNENTAPFIYKTDQPRITLGDIRFLYASTYKLIERDSRMVLMNNEYYLRPKEVFDRVDHNEIDNYYIWKLYKTSEARVLREIIKRPKVVPKFGQSLERYLIIDTSQKTYHLPDTECSFAYFLSLCGSRTIQLVPAEECKHQCKSLQVELKENYLLWYNWWYWKPKVVSSSDNSSFIGHLGSYCQM; encoded by the exons ATGAATTCACAGTCATACGTAAAATACATTCAATCTATCCAAAAACTCAAGGAAGAATGCTTACGTACCGGCATGAATGAAGATgagtttagaaaaatatattttgaatcatTATCATCTTTAGTGGAAGAAGATCAAAAAATGACACGAAGAATCATGGATTTTATAAAAAGGCACAAAATTACACTTCTCTTGATTATGTTCGCTATTTGTTTCCATTACAACTTCCAGTACATTTACAGTAGTGTAGTGTGCAGTTTAcaagattatatttatactgtATTAAGCCTATtacggaaaatatttattccaatttTGACAATATTTCCTTCATTAACTG AATATTATCATGAAACATGTTTGATTCAAAATCCATTCTTCACAGTGGTTGACATGGACTGTTGGCCATGCAGCACAGTAAATAATGTCAGAGAAGTGGAGAATCCACAACCAGTCACCAATGAGAACACTGCTCCATTTATATACAAA actGATCAGCCACGAATTACCCTTGGTGATATAAGATTTCTATATGCAAGCACCTACAAACTCATTGAAAGAGATAGTCGAATGGTTTTAATGAacaatgagtactatctacgtCCCAAAGAAGTATTTGATCGTGTGGATCATAATGAAAttgacaattattatatatg GAAATTATATAAGACAAGTGAAGCAAGAGTACTCAGAGAAATCATAAAAAGACCAAAAGTGGTACCAAAATTTGGCCAAAGCCTTGAAAGATACCTAATTATAGATACAAGTCAGAAAACTTATCACCTTCCTGACACAGAATGCAGCTTTGCATACTTTTTATCTTTGTGTGGATCACGGACAATACAATTAGTTCCTGCAGAAGAATGTAAACATCAGTGTAAGTCTTTACAAGTAGAATTGAAAGagaattatttat TGTGGTATAACTGGTGGTACTGGAAACCAAAAGTTGTGTCTTCTTCGGACAATTCTTCATTCATTGGACATCTGGGATCATATTGCCAAATGTAA